Proteins encoded within one genomic window of Marasmius oreades isolate 03SP1 chromosome 6, whole genome shotgun sequence:
- a CDS encoding uncharacterized protein (BUSCO:EOG09265B4G): MVRFPLLRTLLPRVTAPILPVTRLRPPSRVARPISGSRLFSHFPARLSSSSPPPTNDRSKQPLSQRLKHLIKSYGWYALGVYLILSALDFGVAFASINLLGAQQVSEIASSVKQAVANVIHSKPPEPGRDEVDPTRNAAQGGKEGLYAMLVLAYTIHKTLFLPVRVGLTAALTPRLVNWLRVRGWAGGEGTRRAAGEMRERLRKARNKDKDTH; encoded by the coding sequence atgGTACGCTTTCCTCTGTTGAGGACCCTCCTTCCCCGTGTAACTGCCCCAATACTACCCGTAACTCGACTTCGTCCTCCATCAAGAGTTGCCCGTCCCATCTCAGGGTCCCGGCTCTTCTCTCATTTTCCTGCGCggctctcttcttcatctccccCGCCAACAAATGACCGCTCTAAGCAACCCTTATCTCAACGTTTGAAGCATCTCATAAAGTCTTATGGCTGGTATGCCCTCGGCGTATACCTCATTTTATCAGCTCTCGACTTTGGCGTCGCTTTCGCCTCTATCAATCTTCTTGGAGCCCAGCAGGTGTCTGAGATAGCCAGTTCAGTAAAACAAGCCGTAGCCAACGTCATCCATTCTAAGCCCCCGGAACCAGGCCGAGATGAGGTGGATCCAACTCGTAATGCGGCACAGGGTGGGAAGGAAGGCTTATATGCTATGCTCGTTTTGGCTTACACCATTCACAAAACCCTTTTCCTTCCTGTTCGAGTCGGTTTAACCGCGGCACTCACGCCCCGTTTGGTTAATTGGTTACGCGTCAGAGGTTGGGCCGGCGGCGAAGGTACAAGACGCGCCGCAGGGGAAATGAGGGAGCGTTTGAGAAAGGCTAGAAATAAAGACAAGGACACTCATTAA
- a CDS encoding uncharacterized protein (BUSCO:EOG09263LNF) — MSGAPFEGPEKLLEIWFAPSPGAVPDASSPVNGRTGLRKIPSSVWDEMLSTVRCQILSTVTGDEIDAYLLSESSLFVSPHRLILKTCGTTLNLLGLPRILEIAATQANMKTVYRCFYSRKSFMFPELQLGPHRDWAQEVQFLDTIFKNGSAYTIGKVNGDHWLLYITGIFDEPSYSVVPRSPSPSAGDFPDFTIEILMTDLPPQIRQPFSSFSSSSTETPSEHAFALANTLGITDIFPSHLTTLNAHSFTPCGYSSNALVRWGDDPSFKPTPSADDLKSSGTPRRGEGYYTIHVTPESGWSYASFECNVPLPTSYAPPTSDGKSMPDLKTLVKRVGKIFRPGRLSVTLFISSEDGDVETNGEYPVETAQKAFQAALVLPFVDEVGDTAESAKSGTRQSYRRTDKINYEFDGYHLAFSSFELYIVQ, encoded by the exons atgtccGGCGCGCCATTCGAAGGGCCAGAAAAACTCTTAGAAATCTGGTTCGCCCCTTCACCAGGTGCCGTTCCAGATGCCTCAAGTCCGGTGAATGGGCGGACTGGACTCAGAAAAATACCTTCGTCAGTTTGGGACGAGATGCTCAGCACCGTTCGGTGTCAAATCCTCAGTACCGTTACAGGCGATGAGATCGATGCCTATTTACTTAG CGAGTCTTCATTATTCGTTTCCCCTCATCGGTTGATCCTCAAGACCTGTGGTACCActctcaacctcctcggTCTACCTCGTATACTTGAAATTGCCGCCACACAGGCTAATATGAAAACCGTTTATCGGTGTTTCTATTCTCGAAAGTCTTTCATGTTTCCCGAGCTCCAGCTCGGCCCTCATCGCGATTGGGCTCAGGAAGTTCAGTTCCTCGATACAATCTTCAAAAATGGCTCAGCGTACACAATAGGCAAAGTTAATGGCGACCATTGGCTACTTTACATCACCGGGATATTCGATGAGCCCTCCTACTCCGTCGTACCCCGCTCACCTTCTCCGTCTGCAGGCGACTTCCCCGATTTCACGATCGAAATTCTAATGACGGACCTGCCGCCTCAAATACGTcaacctttctcttccttttcttcctcctccacaGAAACACCGTCTGAACATGCCTTTGCCCTAGCCAACACTCTAGGAATCACTGATATTTTCCCTTCACATCTCACAACATTAAACGCACATTCCTTTACACCGTGTGGTTATTCCTCCAACGCTCTAGTCCGTTGGGGCGATGACCCCTCCTTCAAACCCACTCCGTCTGCAGATGATCTTAAATCTAGTGGTACTCCACGCCGAGGTGAAGGATACTACACCATTCATGTAACCCCTGAATCAGGCTGGTCATACGCTAGTTTCGAGTGTAACGTTCCCCTTCCGACCTCCTATGCACCACCGACATCTGATGGGAAATCAATGCCTGATTTGAAAACTTTGGTGAAACGAGTGGGCAAGATCTTCCGCCCTGGTCGTTTGTCGGTTACGTTGTTCATTTCCAGCGAAGATGgagatgttgaaacgaaCGGAGAGTACCCAGTAGAGACCGCGCAAAAAGCTTTCCAAGCTGCGCTCGTCCTACCTTTCGTTGATGAAGTTGGGGATACCGCGGAGTCAGCGAAAAGCGGCACGCGCCAGTCGTATCGGAGGACAGACAAAATAAACTATGAGTTTGATGGTTACCACCTTGCGTTCTCTAGCTTCGAGCTGTATATCGTGCAATGA